The nucleotide sequence AGGGGTTCTTTTTTGCAGCTTGAACAAAACTTCCACAAAATACAATGACTCACCTATAAAAGTGGCAATTACGAAGGCAATCATCAGCCACAGCCAGCACTTGTAGGCTTTTTTCGAATGTTGCTCCAGTTTCTCAGCCTCTTTTCCTAGCGAATTGATATTGCGATCCGCCATTCCGGCGGAACGCGACACAACCTCCGTGTCTCTTCGGATAATCCTGTTGGCGGTCTCCGTCTGTTCCTTTAAGTTCCGAGTCAGCGAGAGCATGTGCTCGGTGATCTTCTCCTGGGCATTCGTATAATACTTGGCAGCCTGGTTCATGTTTTCACCAGAAGTTTCCTGAACGTTTGCGCTTCCAGAACTGGAGGAGGATTCATCTGCTCCTCGACGTCTTCGCAGGGCATCGGAatctaaaataaatgttttttaagttatgaactattacatttttgaatttaagaaattttaaaatatgtacaaaacTGTTTGTTAATTCTTTATTACCCTGGAGCAGTTCCTTTCGCAGTTCGTTGTGATATTTGCTGTTTTGCAGCTGCcttatttctttcagtgcatttTCCCCAGTTTCGCTGACGGCTGAGGATTGTGAAGGAGTCTTTGTTGTGGAACCGGGAACGTCTGCATATCCGGTGGATATTTTAAGGGCCTGTAGGCGCTCCAAGTAGCCCGGGATACGTTTGACACTCTGCGGATCGCCCATCGCCTCCAGCTCGGCAAGCATTGTGTCCAGGGACTTAATGAACTTCTGCAGCCTCCAGAAGTTCTGTTCGCTTTTGGCCAGTTCCTCGCAGTTGGCCAGCAGGGTGCGAATATTTACATTTAGCTTCGTGGCCATTTTCAAGTTGAAAACATGAAAACAACAAAGTACAAATTCCTAAATTAAAATACCAGGTCGAAACCTATTTGTTGTCAGCAGCTGGTCCTATTAGCGATAGAAACTTATCGATAGGTTGTCGTGAGTAGTGATGAAAAATTATTGAGGATGTGTATGTAAAATGTAAGaatgtaaaaatgtataaagtaaaaaaaacataacaaacaaataatcttCTAATCctgttaaaatttaatttttaaaaatttttgaaaaaaaacaTCAAGT is from Drosophila melanogaster chromosome 3L and encodes:
- the Use1 gene encoding unconventional SNARE in the ER 1, with the translated sequence MATKLNVNIRTLLANCEELAKSEQNFWRLQKFIKSLDTMLAELEAMGDPQSVKRIPGYLERLQALKISTGYADVPGSTTKTPSQSSAVSETGENALKEIRQLQNSKYHNELRKELLQDSDALRRRRGADESSSSSGSANVQETSGENMNQAAKYYTNAQEKITEHMLSLTRNLKEQTETANRIIRRDTEVVSRSAGMADRNINSLGKEAEKLEQHSKKAYKCWLWLMIAFVIATFIGMVLFMKIMKKKKS